One genomic region from Streptomyces sp. NBC_00582 encodes:
- a CDS encoding MFS transporter: MTRPLPRHGPLLLACVAGTAIANNYAVQPVLSTIAADVGVSDSVIGLVPTAALAGCMTGFALLLPLADRLAPHRLVAAQLTALAAALAVAAAASGPTVLLTAYLLIGAAAGVAAQAGGIAGRHAPPERRATGVATVAAGMSAGILLSRLAGGALTDALGWRRMLLVFAGLALLCAVAAATLLPRERPRSPHGYRATLTALPALLREFPPLRRAALAGGLWYFAFNLVWVTLALALAAPPHSLDPTAIGLYSLTGLLGLAALPFTGRLGDRRTPDTVIGLSMAAAAAGTALLASGPDTPPVLVLGLALFDAGCFAAQAANTSRVIALDPRRSGSLTSVYLVLYFSAGALGTAAAAPLLDALGRRGTTLTALTALLLAALLGRTAVMTPAAAP, translated from the coding sequence ATGACGCGCCCCCTTCCGCGCCACGGCCCCCTCCTCCTCGCCTGCGTCGCCGGTACGGCGATCGCCAACAACTACGCCGTCCAGCCCGTGCTCTCCACCATCGCCGCCGACGTGGGTGTCTCCGACTCCGTGATCGGCCTCGTGCCGACCGCCGCGCTCGCCGGCTGCATGACCGGCTTCGCCCTCCTGCTGCCGCTCGCCGACCGTCTCGCCCCCCACCGCCTCGTGGCCGCCCAGCTCACCGCTCTGGCCGCCGCCCTCGCCGTCGCCGCGGCCGCGTCCGGCCCGACGGTGCTCCTGACCGCCTACCTGCTCATCGGCGCGGCCGCCGGCGTCGCTGCCCAGGCCGGCGGCATCGCGGGCCGGCACGCCCCGCCCGAGCGGCGCGCCACGGGCGTCGCCACGGTGGCCGCCGGCATGTCGGCGGGCATCCTGCTGAGCCGCCTGGCGGGCGGCGCCCTCACCGATGCCCTCGGCTGGCGCCGCATGCTCCTCGTCTTCGCCGGCCTCGCCCTGCTCTGCGCCGTCGCCGCGGCGACCCTCCTGCCCCGCGAGCGCCCGCGCTCCCCGCACGGCTACCGCGCCACCCTCACCGCACTCCCCGCGCTGCTGCGGGAGTTCCCGCCCCTGCGGCGCGCCGCGCTCGCCGGGGGACTGTGGTACTTCGCCTTCAACCTCGTCTGGGTCACCCTCGCGCTCGCCCTGGCCGCACCGCCCCACTCCCTGGACCCGACCGCCATCGGCCTGTACAGCCTCACCGGGCTCCTCGGACTCGCCGCCCTCCCGTTCACCGGACGCCTCGGCGACCGCCGCACCCCGGACACCGTGATCGGCCTCAGCATGGCGGCCGCGGCGGCCGGCACCGCCCTGCTGGCCTCCGGCCCGGACACCCCGCCGGTCCTCGTCCTCGGCCTGGCCCTCTTCGACGCCGGCTGCTTCGCCGCCCAGGCCGCCAACACCAGCCGTGTCATCGCCCTCGACCCCCGCCGCTCCGGCAGCCTCACCAGCGTCTATCTCGTGCTGTACTTCTCGGCCGGCGCCCTCGGCACCGCCGCCGCCGCACCTCTGCTCGACGCCCTCGGCCGGCGGGGCACGACCCTCACGGCGCTCACCGCGCTGCTTCTCGCCGCCCTCCTCGGCCGTACCGCCGTCATGACCCCTGCGGCCGCGCCGTAG
- a CDS encoding helix-turn-helix domain-containing protein: protein MSNIVDPLVRQIATRVRTERERRRWTLAQLADASGVSQAMISRIERGESSPTAVVLGKLSAAFQLSIASLLALAEGTRDAPGDDMTADTGETAGVRRGDGAPEWRDPDTGYRRRQITSPHFPAEVAEIRLPAGAHVPYPAAAFAFVRQIVWVLDGHLTFHDGDTVHDLGPGDTIELGEPSERAFANTTDTECRYAVVLTRGTRP, encoded by the coding sequence ATGTCCAACATAGTAGATCCTCTGGTGAGGCAGATCGCCACCCGCGTCCGCACCGAACGTGAACGCCGCCGCTGGACCCTGGCCCAGCTCGCCGACGCCTCCGGCGTGTCCCAGGCGATGATCAGCAGGATCGAGCGCGGCGAGAGCAGTCCCACCGCCGTCGTCCTCGGCAAGCTGTCGGCGGCCTTCCAGCTCAGCATCGCCTCCCTGCTCGCCCTCGCCGAAGGCACCCGGGACGCCCCGGGAGACGACATGACGGCCGACACGGGGGAGACGGCGGGTGTGCGCCGAGGGGACGGGGCGCCCGAGTGGCGGGACCCCGACACCGGTTACCGGCGCCGCCAGATCACCTCCCCGCACTTCCCCGCCGAGGTCGCCGAGATCCGGCTGCCCGCCGGCGCCCATGTGCCGTACCCGGCGGCCGCCTTCGCGTTCGTACGGCAGATCGTGTGGGTCCTCGACGGGCACCTGACCTTCCACGACGGCGACACCGTCCACGACCTCGGCCCCGGCGACACCATCGAACTCGGCGAGCCGTCGGAGCGCGCCTTCGCCAACACCACGGACACCGAGTGCCGTTACGCCGTCGTCCTCACCCGCGGCACCCGGCCATGA
- a CDS encoding GNAT family N-acetyltransferase encodes MNPIYERHRASVTVRPARPGDGEAIRAIRNHAVEKSTALWTQTPQSPAEGRVWLAAHLERGSAYVAEVEGEIAGFAVYGPWRALDGYRHTVEDSVYVREGRHGLGIGSALLDALITSAREAGHHVMIAGIEAGNTGSVRLHERFGFEHAGTVREVGTKFGRWLDLTLMRRALS; translated from the coding sequence ATGAATCCAATATACGAGAGACACCGGGCGTCGGTGACCGTGCGCCCCGCGCGGCCCGGCGACGGCGAGGCGATCCGCGCGATCCGCAACCACGCCGTCGAGAAGTCGACGGCCCTGTGGACGCAGACCCCGCAGTCCCCCGCCGAGGGAAGGGTCTGGCTGGCGGCCCATCTGGAGCGCGGCTCGGCGTACGTGGCCGAGGTGGAGGGGGAGATCGCCGGATTCGCCGTGTACGGCCCCTGGCGGGCGCTCGACGGGTACCGCCACACGGTCGAGGACTCGGTCTACGTCCGTGAGGGCCGGCACGGACTCGGCATCGGCTCGGCGCTGCTCGACGCCCTCATCACCTCGGCGCGCGAGGCCGGGCATCACGTCATGATCGCCGGCATCGAGGCGGGGAACACCGGGTCGGTCCGGCTGCACGAGCGGTTCGGCTTCGAGCACGCCGGGACCGTGCGGGAGGTCGGCACCAAGTTCGGCCGGTGGCTCGATCTGACGCTCATGCGACGGGCCCTGAGCTGA
- a CDS encoding D-alanyl-D-alanine carboxypeptidase family protein, whose protein sequence is MQGTNGESTSGRHARRSRRGFLLLATAGAGAVGAAGIGWSAFGGETPPPRVFDTQRDIDDRESAVTAVLNAEDPAAVAAWITGTGTAPGAIPAELDTQVGALADAAAAGTGTDRGAVVVSRLRTAATQRTIWDRKYEFLRTGSGGAGTFGVITDEIRAQHPAELGSDPQWDPDKESHRTVWASLTPDERQIEILRTSTAPGVSRHHLGSDADFFDTTPQNWTDDGPQAAHYAWLRANAARYGFLQTYTAESAQAAPAISQERWHWSYAPVAEAVLGFVRANDELIAGALDRLWSYDPARFTYIRAHWRDYMVHVNETAYFG, encoded by the coding sequence CCACGGCCGGCGCGGGTGCCGTCGGCGCGGCCGGGATCGGCTGGTCGGCCTTCGGGGGCGAGACCCCGCCGCCGCGGGTGTTCGACACGCAGCGGGACATCGACGACCGCGAAAGCGCCGTCACGGCCGTGCTCAACGCCGAGGATCCGGCGGCGGTCGCGGCCTGGATCACCGGCACGGGGACCGCCCCCGGCGCGATCCCGGCGGAGCTGGACACCCAGGTCGGCGCCCTGGCCGACGCCGCCGCGGCCGGTACGGGCACCGACCGGGGCGCGGTCGTCGTCTCCCGGCTGCGGACCGCGGCCACCCAGCGCACCATCTGGGACCGCAAGTACGAGTTCCTGCGCACCGGTTCGGGCGGAGCGGGCACCTTCGGCGTCATCACCGACGAGATCCGCGCCCAGCACCCCGCCGAGCTCGGCTCGGACCCGCAATGGGACCCCGACAAGGAATCCCACCGCACGGTCTGGGCGTCCCTGACCCCGGACGAGCGCCAGATCGAGATACTCCGCACCTCGACCGCGCCCGGAGTCTCCCGCCACCACCTGGGATCCGACGCCGACTTCTTCGACACCACGCCGCAGAACTGGACGGACGACGGCCCGCAGGCCGCCCATTACGCCTGGCTGCGCGCCAACGCCGCCCGTTACGGCTTCCTCCAGACGTACACGGCCGAGTCCGCCCAGGCGGCCCCGGCGATCAGCCAGGAGCGCTGGCACTGGTCGTACGCCCCGGTCGCTGAGGCGGTCCTGGGCTTCGTCCGGGCCAACGACGAGCTGATCGCGGGCGCGCTGGACCGACTCTGGAGCTACGACCCCGCGCGGTTCACCTACATCAGGGCGCACTGGCGCGACTACATGGTCCACGTGAACGAGACGGCGTACTTCGGCTGA